In Bacillus sp. FJAT-45037, the following are encoded in one genomic region:
- the asd gene encoding aspartate-semialdehyde dehydrogenase, with product MTTPNYHVAVVGATGAVGQQMLKTLEERNFPIGQLTLLSSKRSAGKEITFKGKTYTVQEATPESFEGVQVALFSAGGSVSKALAPEAVKRGAIVVDNTSAYRMDPDVPLVVPEVNEEELRNHKGIIANPNCSTIQMVVALEPIRKQYGLTKVVVSTYQAVSGAGLDAIEEMKDQTKAILNNEEFTPEILPVGGDKKHYQIAFNAIPQIDLFQENGYTFEEMKMINETKKIMNMDRLEVAATCVRLPIETGHSESVYIETEKSGATVPELKELLHSAPGITLQDDPASQLYPMAANCVGKEDVFVGRLRRDLDRDNGYHMWIVSDNLLKGAAWNSVQIAESLVKLQLLS from the coding sequence ATGACAACACCAAACTACCATGTAGCTGTTGTAGGAGCAACAGGTGCCGTCGGACAACAAATGCTAAAAACATTAGAGGAACGCAACTTTCCAATTGGGCAACTAACATTGCTTAGTTCTAAGCGTTCAGCAGGTAAAGAAATTACTTTTAAAGGAAAAACGTATACAGTCCAAGAAGCAACACCTGAATCATTTGAGGGTGTTCAAGTTGCATTATTTAGTGCAGGAGGATCTGTTTCAAAAGCGTTAGCGCCTGAAGCTGTTAAGCGCGGTGCGATAGTAGTTGATAACACAAGTGCCTATAGAATGGATCCAGATGTCCCTCTTGTTGTGCCAGAAGTAAATGAAGAAGAATTACGTAACCATAAAGGAATTATTGCCAATCCAAACTGCTCAACGATTCAAATGGTTGTAGCATTAGAACCGATCCGCAAACAATACGGCCTAACAAAGGTTGTTGTGTCAACGTACCAAGCAGTATCAGGAGCGGGTCTTGATGCAATTGAAGAAATGAAGGATCAAACAAAAGCGATTTTAAATAATGAAGAGTTTACACCTGAGATCTTACCAGTTGGTGGCGATAAAAAGCACTACCAAATTGCATTTAATGCCATCCCTCAAATTGATCTATTCCAAGAGAATGGGTATACATTTGAAGAGATGAAAATGATAAACGAGACGAAGAAAATTATGAACATGGATCGTTTAGAGGTAGCTGCAACATGCGTACGACTACCAATTGAGACGGGCCATTCTGAATCTGTTTATATTGAAACAGAAAAATCAGGAGCAACTGTACCAGAACTAAAAGAACTATTACACAGTGCACCAGGCATTACATTACAAGATGATCCAGCATCGCAATTATATCCTATGGCAGCTAATTGCGTGGGCAAAGAGGATGTATTTGTTGGTAGACTTCGTCGTGATCTAGATCGTGATAATGGATACCACATGTGGATTGTTTCAGATAACTTATTAAAAGGCGCCGCTTGGAACTCTGTTCAAATTGCTGAAAGCCTTGTTAAATTACAACTTCTATCGTAA
- the dpaB gene encoding dipicolinate synthase subunit B, with protein sequence MSFKGKHIGFGLTGSHCTYDAVLPEMKKLVDLGAKVTPFLTYTVESTDTKFGESADWLRKIQEITPEPIVNSIVKAEPFGPKTPLDCMVVAPITGNSTSKFANALTDSPVLMGAKATLRNGNPVVLGISTNDALGLNGVNIMRLMSTKNIYFIPFGQDDPVKKPNSLVARMGALVDTVESAIAGKQYQPVLVEKYKD encoded by the coding sequence ATGTCATTTAAAGGTAAACATATTGGTTTTGGTTTAACCGGTTCCCATTGTACGTACGATGCTGTGCTGCCAGAGATGAAGAAACTAGTCGACCTTGGTGCTAAAGTAACGCCATTTCTTACCTACACTGTAGAATCAACAGACACAAAGTTTGGTGAGAGTGCGGATTGGCTAAGAAAAATTCAAGAGATCACTCCAGAGCCTATCGTCAACTCAATCGTTAAAGCAGAACCATTTGGCCCAAAGACCCCACTAGACTGCATGGTGGTCGCACCAATTACAGGCAATTCAACGAGCAAATTCGCCAATGCTCTAACTGACTCCCCAGTGTTAATGGGAGCCAAAGCAACACTAAGAAATGGAAATCCAGTTGTTCTTGGTATTTCAACGAATGATGCTCTAGGATTAAATGGAGTGAATATTATGCGACTCATGTCCACAAAGAATATTTACTTTATCCCATTTGGTCAAGACGACCCAGTAAAAAAACCAAACTCGCTTGTGGCTAGAATGGGAGCATTAGTGGATACAGTAGAGTCTGCCATAGCTGGAAAGCAATATCAGCCCGTTCTTGTTGAAAAATACAAAGATTAG
- the dpaA gene encoding dipicolinic acid synthetase subunit A — MLTGKVIVVIGGDARQLEIIRKLSALDAKLALVGFDHLDDGYIGASKQSIDEIDWKSVDAILLPVNGLNSESEIDTVFSNEKIKLTAKEVSQTPEHCTIYSGISNAALDSCVKKAKRRLVKLMERDDIAIYNSIPTTEGTIMMAIQHTDITIHSANVAVLGFGRVGMSVARTFASLGAHVKVGANESHQLARIMEMGLTPFHTANLSDEMKLIDICINTVPDRILTAKVLAEMPINALVIDLASKPGGTDFRYAEKRGMRALLAPGLPGIVAPKTAGRILANVLAELLQAE; from the coding sequence ATGTTAACGGGGAAAGTGATCGTCGTCATCGGAGGGGACGCTAGGCAACTAGAAATCATCCGAAAGCTATCGGCATTAGATGCAAAGCTTGCATTAGTCGGCTTTGATCATCTAGATGACGGCTATATAGGGGCATCAAAACAGTCAATAGATGAGATTGATTGGAAAAGTGTTGATGCTATCTTATTGCCAGTTAATGGATTAAATAGTGAGAGTGAAATAGATACCGTTTTTTCGAATGAGAAAATTAAATTGACCGCAAAAGAAGTAAGTCAAACACCAGAACACTGCACAATTTATTCCGGCATCAGTAATGCTGCATTAGATTCTTGTGTGAAAAAAGCGAAGCGTCGGTTAGTGAAGTTGATGGAACGAGATGATATTGCCATCTATAACTCGATACCAACAACAGAAGGAACCATTATGATGGCGATTCAACATACAGATATCACTATTCATAGTGCAAATGTAGCTGTTTTAGGGTTCGGAAGAGTTGGAATGTCAGTGGCGAGAACGTTTGCTTCTTTAGGAGCTCACGTAAAAGTAGGAGCCAATGAGTCGCATCAACTAGCTAGGATTATGGAAATGGGTCTCACACCCTTTCATACAGCGAATCTAAGTGACGAAATGAAGTTGATAGATATCTGCATTAATACCGTTCCAGATCGGATTCTTACAGCAAAGGTACTCGCTGAAATGCCGATCAATGCTTTGGTCATCGACCTTGCCTCCAAACCAGGTGGAACCGACTTTCGTTATGCGGAAAAACGCGGAATGCGCGCTTTATTAGCACCTGGTCTTCCAGGGATCGTTGCTCCAAAAACAGCAGGGCGAATTCTTGCTAATGTATTAGCAGAGTTGCTTCAAGCAGAATAA
- a CDS encoding YlmC/YmxH family sporulation protein, whose product MRLSEISNKEIIDYQKGERMGILGQTDLLINEQTGEIEAFIIPTMKWFGFGKKEKEVTVHWGQIKKIGQDMIIIDMEDDYRYE is encoded by the coding sequence ATGCGCTTAAGTGAAATTAGCAATAAAGAAATCATTGATTATCAAAAAGGGGAACGAATGGGTATTCTCGGACAAACAGACCTTTTAATTAACGAACAAACGGGCGAAATCGAAGCCTTTATCATTCCCACGATGAAATGGTTTGGGTTTGGTAAAAAAGAAAAAGAAGTGACGGTTCATTGGGGGCAAATCAAAAAAATTGGCCAGGATATGATTATTATTGATATGGAAGATGATTATCGTTATGAATGA
- a CDS encoding M16 family metallopeptidase: MIQKIELDNGVRIMAETIPTVRSVSIGVWIGTGSRYEQEQENGISHFLEHMFFKGTKKRSAADIAEAFDCIGGQVNAFTSKEYTCYYAKVLDEHAPIAVDVLSDMFFNSEFEAGELAKERNVVVEELKMVDDTPDDIVHDLLSEAAYGKHSLGYPILGTIDTLKTFDEDALRSYMDRYYTGDHVVISVAGNITDEVIDSLKDIFKEVKPTTYHYEATAPKFLTNTITRKKETEQAHLCLAYPGLEIGNEDMYSLILLNNLLGGSMSSRLFQEIREKRGLCYSVFSYHSSYQDSGMLTLYAGTAHEQLDELVLALQNTTKRLAKEGMNEKELKNGKEQLKGSLMLSLESTNSRMSRNGKNELMLKRHRSLDDILTEINKVALDDVNRLASTILTLDPAISMISSTGELPEALKK, from the coding sequence TTGATACAAAAAATTGAATTAGATAATGGTGTTCGTATTATGGCAGAAACAATTCCAACCGTGCGATCGGTGTCAATCGGTGTGTGGATTGGGACGGGTTCAAGGTACGAACAAGAACAAGAAAACGGTATTTCTCATTTTCTTGAGCACATGTTTTTTAAAGGAACAAAAAAACGTAGCGCAGCTGATATAGCAGAAGCATTTGATTGTATTGGCGGCCAAGTGAATGCTTTTACTTCAAAAGAATACACTTGTTACTATGCAAAAGTGCTCGATGAACATGCTCCTATCGCAGTTGACGTTCTCTCAGATATGTTTTTTAACTCTGAGTTCGAAGCAGGAGAGTTAGCCAAAGAAAGAAACGTAGTCGTTGAAGAACTCAAAATGGTTGATGATACACCAGATGATATTGTTCATGACTTACTTAGTGAGGCGGCTTACGGCAAACATTCTTTAGGGTATCCTATTTTAGGAACGATTGATACACTAAAAACATTTGATGAAGATGCGCTTCGTTCTTATATGGATCGCTATTATACAGGGGACCATGTCGTAATTTCTGTTGCGGGGAATATTACTGATGAGGTCATTGATTCACTTAAAGATATTTTTAAAGAAGTGAAGCCAACGACTTATCATTACGAAGCAACGGCTCCTAAGTTCTTAACGAATACGATTACTCGAAAAAAAGAAACGGAGCAAGCTCACTTATGTTTGGCTTATCCTGGTCTTGAAATTGGAAATGAAGATATGTACTCATTGATCCTACTAAATAACTTATTAGGTGGAAGCATGAGCAGTAGACTGTTCCAAGAAATCCGTGAGAAACGTGGTTTATGCTATTCAGTCTTCTCATATCATTCTTCTTATCAAGACAGTGGAATGCTGACATTGTATGCGGGGACCGCTCATGAACAACTTGATGAGCTTGTCCTTGCGTTACAGAACACGACAAAGCGCTTGGCAAAAGAAGGAATGAATGAAAAAGAACTTAAAAACGGAAAAGAACAATTAAAGGGTAGCTTAATGCTAAGCCTAGAGAGTACTAATTCTCGTATGAGTAGAAACGGGAAGAATGAATTAATGTTAAAGAGACATCGTAGTCTAGATGATATTCTCACTGAAATTAATAAAGTGGCTTTAGATGATGTCAATCGTTTAGCGAGTACGATTTTAACATTAGATCCTGCGATTTCGATGATTAGCTCAACTGGAGAGCTTCCAGAAGCTTTAAAGAAATAA
- a CDS encoding polysaccharide deacetylase family protein — protein sequence MKKGASFIFLFGALLVITFGAVQNPFSLQYINELKQDSQMVMKLQDPLYEEIIAKKDGYEELAIDARLDPVWKAVPGYNGITVDVDASYDKMKKLETFSEERLVFKEVKPTVHLEELPPSPIYKGNEKKPMVSLLVNVAWGNEYIPDMLKVMDELGVKSTFFLDGSWVKKNPTMATMILEQGHEIGNHAYSHPDMKSLTLERMNEEFKKTNDVILATLDVTPKWFAPPSGSFSQTVVDQAREHGMMTILWSVDTVDWRKPAPDEMVNRVLEKMHSGAMVLMHPTEPTAIGLEDMIRGIQARGYELGTVSEVMSESRPHVGVTLDD from the coding sequence ATGAAAAAAGGTGCATCCTTTATCTTTTTATTTGGTGCTTTATTAGTGATCACATTCGGGGCGGTGCAAAATCCCTTCTCGTTGCAATACATAAATGAATTAAAGCAAGACTCTCAGATGGTCATGAAACTACAAGATCCATTGTATGAAGAGATTATTGCAAAAAAAGACGGGTATGAAGAGCTAGCAATTGATGCTCGACTGGACCCTGTGTGGAAAGCGGTCCCTGGTTATAACGGGATCACAGTTGACGTAGATGCTTCCTATGATAAGATGAAGAAGTTAGAGACCTTTAGTGAAGAACGATTAGTATTTAAAGAAGTAAAGCCTACTGTTCATCTTGAAGAACTTCCACCATCTCCAATCTATAAAGGTAATGAAAAAAAGCCTATGGTTAGTTTACTTGTAAATGTCGCATGGGGGAACGAATACATTCCTGATATGCTTAAAGTAATGGATGAACTTGGAGTGAAATCAACGTTTTTTTTGGATGGCTCTTGGGTGAAGAAAAATCCAACGATGGCGACGATGATTTTAGAGCAAGGTCATGAAATTGGAAACCATGCCTATTCACATCCTGATATGAAATCACTAACTTTGGAAAGAATGAATGAAGAATTTAAAAAAACAAATGATGTCATACTAGCAACCTTAGATGTTACACCAAAGTGGTTTGCCCCACCAAGTGGAAGCTTTTCTCAAACCGTTGTTGATCAAGCACGAGAGCATGGAATGATGACGATCTTATGGTCCGTAGATACTGTAGATTGGCGCAAGCCAGCACCAGATGAAATGGTGAATCGAGTGTTAGAAAAGATGCATTCAGGTGCGATGGTTCTTATGCATCCAACAGAACCGACAGCAATTGGACTTGAAGACATGATTAGAGGCATCCAAGCAAGAGGGTATGAGCTTGGTACTGTTTCAGAAGTAATGTCTGAATCTAGACCTCATGTTGGTGTAACCCTAGATGACTGA
- the pnp gene encoding polyribonucleotide nucleotidyltransferase — MEQEQQIFKTEWAGRELIIETGQLAKQANGAVLVRYGDSAVLSTVTASKEPKNLPFFPLTVNYEERLYAAGKIPGGFIKREGRPSERAVLTSRLIDRPIRPLFPDGFRNEVQVISIVMSSDQNCSSEMAAMIGSSVALSISDIPFDGPIAGVTVGRNDGEFIINPTPDQLEASDIDLIVAGTKDAINMVEAGAKEVSEEMMLEAIMYGHDEIKRLVAFQEEIVAAVGKEKKEIQLKQVDADIEAAVRNLAETDLKKAVQVQEKHERQAAIDAVIKPIVEKYEQEDPDHVGDAREVLQKVVKEEVRRLITVEKIRPDGRGIDEIRPLASQVNMLSRTHGSGLFTRGQTQALSICTLGALGDVQILDGLGIEESKRFMHHYNFPQFSVGETGPIRGPGRREIGHGALGERALEPILPSENDFPYTIRLVSEVLESNGSTSQASICASTLAMMDAGVPIKAPVAGIAMGLVKQGDHLSVLTDIQGMEDALGDMDFKVAGTRDGVTALQMDIKISGISREVLEEALAQAKRGRMVILDNMLSAISESRSELSTYAPKIMTMHVNPDKIRDVIGPSGKMINKIIEETGVKIDIEQDGTVYISSVDSKMNEQARKIIEDIIREVEVGQTFLGKVKRVEKFGAFVELFKGKDGLVHISQLAEERVNKVEDVVAIGDEILVRVTEIDNQGRVNLSRKVILKEEKEKQEQAGK; from the coding sequence ATGGAACAAGAACAACAGATTTTTAAAACAGAATGGGCCGGTCGTGAATTAATTATTGAAACTGGTCAATTAGCAAAACAAGCAAATGGGGCTGTACTTGTTAGATATGGTGATTCAGCGGTATTATCTACTGTAACTGCGTCAAAAGAGCCTAAAAACTTACCTTTCTTTCCATTAACAGTAAACTATGAAGAGCGTTTATATGCTGCAGGTAAAATTCCAGGTGGCTTTATCAAACGTGAAGGACGTCCAAGTGAAAGAGCGGTTTTAACAAGTCGTTTGATTGATCGTCCAATCCGCCCACTATTCCCCGACGGATTCCGTAACGAAGTTCAAGTCATTAGCATTGTTATGAGTAGTGATCAAAACTGTTCATCCGAAATGGCTGCCATGATTGGTTCTTCTGTTGCTCTTTCTATCTCAGATATTCCATTTGATGGTCCAATTGCAGGTGTAACAGTTGGTCGTAATGATGGCGAGTTCATCATTAACCCGACACCTGACCAGTTAGAAGCGAGTGATATTGATTTAATCGTTGCAGGTACAAAAGATGCGATCAACATGGTTGAAGCAGGAGCGAAAGAAGTTTCTGAAGAAATGATGCTTGAAGCAATTATGTACGGTCATGACGAAATTAAACGTTTAGTCGCTTTCCAAGAAGAAATTGTTGCAGCAGTTGGTAAAGAGAAGAAAGAAATTCAGCTGAAGCAAGTCGATGCAGACATTGAAGCAGCAGTTCGCAACTTGGCGGAAACAGATCTTAAAAAAGCTGTACAAGTTCAAGAGAAACATGAGCGTCAAGCAGCAATTGATGCAGTCATTAAACCAATTGTTGAAAAGTATGAGCAAGAAGATCCTGATCATGTAGGTGATGCTCGTGAAGTACTTCAAAAAGTAGTCAAAGAAGAAGTACGTCGATTAATCACAGTCGAGAAGATCCGCCCAGACGGACGCGGCATTGATGAAATTCGTCCTCTAGCTTCCCAAGTAAATATGCTATCACGTACACATGGTTCAGGTTTATTCACACGTGGACAAACTCAAGCCCTTAGCATTTGTACGTTGGGAGCTCTTGGTGATGTTCAGATTCTTGATGGATTAGGGATTGAAGAATCAAAACGCTTCATGCATCACTATAACTTCCCGCAATTTAGTGTTGGTGAAACTGGTCCAATTCGTGGCCCAGGTCGTCGTGAAATTGGACATGGAGCTCTAGGTGAGCGGGCGCTTGAACCAATTCTTCCGAGTGAAAATGATTTCCCATACACGATTCGTCTTGTATCAGAAGTCTTAGAATCAAATGGTTCTACATCACAAGCGAGTATCTGTGCAAGCACATTAGCGATGATGGATGCGGGTGTGCCAATTAAAGCACCAGTAGCTGGTATTGCGATGGGTCTTGTTAAGCAAGGAGATCACTTATCTGTACTAACGGATATTCAAGGAATGGAAGATGCTTTAGGTGATATGGACTTTAAAGTGGCAGGGACACGAGATGGTGTAACAGCTCTTCAAATGGACATTAAAATCTCAGGTATTAGCCGTGAAGTTCTAGAAGAAGCACTTGCTCAAGCGAAGCGTGGCCGTATGGTTATTCTTGATAACATGCTTTCTGCAATTAGTGAATCTCGTAGCGAGTTATCTACGTATGCACCTAAGATTATGACGATGCATGTGAACCCTGATAAGATTCGTGACGTTATTGGACCGAGCGGAAAGATGATCAATAAGATCATTGAAGAAACTGGAGTAAAGATTGATATTGAGCAAGATGGTACGGTCTATATTTCTTCTGTCGATAGCAAGATGAACGAACAAGCTCGTAAGATTATTGAAGACATTATTCGTGAAGTTGAAGTTGGACAAACGTTTTTAGGCAAAGTGAAGAGAGTCGAGAAGTTCGGTGCCTTTGTTGAATTGTTCAAAGGGAAAGATGGACTTGTTCATATCTCTCAACTAGCTGAAGAACGTGTTAACAAAGTGGAAGACGTTGTGGCGATTGGTGATGAAATCTTAGTTCGTGTAACGGAGATTGATAATCAAGGACGCGTGAATTTATCACGTAAAGTCATCCTAAAAGAAGAAAAAGAAAAACAAGAACAAGCAGGTAAATAA
- the rpsO gene encoding 30S ribosomal protein S15, whose amino-acid sequence MALTQERKNELIAEFKTHDTDTGSPEVQVAILTEQINTLNGHLRTHKKDHHSRRGLLKMVGQRRNLLTYLRNKNVVRYRDLVDKLGLRR is encoded by the coding sequence ATGGCATTAACACAAGAGCGCAAGAACGAGCTAATTGCTGAGTTCAAAACTCATGACACTGACACTGGTTCTCCAGAGGTTCAGGTAGCTATCCTTACTGAGCAAATCAACACACTAAACGGGCACTTACGTACTCATAAGAAGGATCACCACTCACGTCGTGGGCTTCTTAAAATGGTAGGTCAACGTCGTAACTTATTAACGTACCTACGTAACAAAAACGTTGTACGTTACCGTGACCTTGTTGACAAGCTAGGTTTACGTCGATAA
- a CDS encoding bifunctional riboflavin kinase/FAD synthetase, translated as MDTIYLHHPIEANTLKIRPTVLALGYFDGVHLGHQEVINQAIKKAAELGVQVAVMTFDPHPKEVLRKNAEPMRYITPLPQKEKKIAELNVDVLYVVNFTKEFATLTPQQYVDQYIIALGAVHVVAGFDFTYGALGKGTMETLMFHSRGEFEQTTVQKVEQGDVKISSTKIRELLETGEVSTIPAYLGEHYAIFGKVVDGDKRGRTIGFPTANVEPTDRAKLLKTGVYAVRFETDNASYKGVCNVGYKPTFNELRPDIPTIEVHIFDFDGDLYGQEVTVYFEQTIRPEQKFSSKDELIKQIHADKQVAFAYFAEKSK; from the coding sequence ATGGATACTATCTACTTGCATCACCCAATTGAAGCAAATACTTTAAAAATACGACCGACTGTGCTTGCACTTGGTTATTTTGACGGTGTTCATCTTGGTCATCAAGAAGTAATTAATCAGGCAATTAAAAAAGCAGCAGAGCTTGGTGTTCAAGTCGCTGTTATGACCTTTGACCCTCATCCGAAGGAAGTTTTAAGAAAGAATGCAGAACCGATGCGCTATATTACACCCCTTCCACAAAAAGAGAAGAAAATTGCAGAACTTAATGTGGACGTATTGTATGTTGTAAACTTTACTAAAGAATTTGCCACGTTAACCCCTCAGCAGTATGTCGATCAGTATATTATCGCTTTAGGGGCGGTTCATGTTGTTGCAGGATTTGACTTTACATACGGTGCTTTAGGTAAGGGAACGATGGAAACATTAATGTTTCATTCAAGAGGTGAATTTGAACAAACAACGGTTCAAAAGGTTGAACAAGGCGATGTCAAAATAAGTTCAACAAAAATTAGAGAGCTTCTTGAAACGGGAGAGGTGTCAACGATTCCTGCTTACCTTGGTGAGCATTATGCGATTTTTGGGAAAGTCGTAGATGGGGACAAAAGGGGACGAACGATTGGATTTCCGACCGCAAATGTCGAACCAACTGATCGAGCAAAACTTCTGAAGACAGGGGTGTACGCTGTAAGATTTGAGACAGATAATGCTTCTTACAAAGGAGTCTGCAATGTAGGCTATAAGCCGACATTTAATGAATTGAGACCAGATATCCCAACAATTGAAGTACATATCTTTGACTTTGATGGAGATCTATACGGTCAAGAGGTGACCGTATACTTTGAACAGACGATACGCCCTGAACAAAAATTTTCTAGTAAAGATGAATTGATTAAACAAATCCATGCAGACAAACAAGTCGCATTCGCTTATTTCGCTGAAAAAAGCAAATAG
- the truB gene encoding tRNA pseudouridine(55) synthase TruB, which yields MSQLEGILPLLKPAGMTSHDCVMRIRKLFKTKKVGHTGTLDPDVIGVLPICIGKATKVAQYMSDYSKTYVGEVTIGFSTTTEDRSGEIVERKEVESSWTTEEIDGVLTSFLGEIEQIPPMYSAVRVNGKRLYEYARANQEVERPMRNVIIHQLERVSALEFNESEKTCSFSFRVVCSKGTYVRTLAVDLGKTLGFPAHMSHLIRTASGPFTQDVCITLDALEAMETVEERMDVLRPLDEAIFHLPKLIVNDETEQLIKYGSVLPEEKGLDQSRFTVYNELGECLAIYQKHPTKTGLIKPEKMLWTDN from the coding sequence ATGAGTCAACTTGAAGGGATTTTACCACTATTAAAGCCAGCAGGTATGACGTCTCATGACTGTGTCATGAGAATCCGTAAATTATTTAAAACAAAAAAAGTAGGTCATACAGGCACATTAGATCCAGATGTTATTGGAGTATTACCGATTTGTATTGGGAAAGCGACAAAAGTAGCTCAGTATATGTCGGATTATTCTAAGACGTATGTTGGAGAAGTGACGATTGGATTTTCAACAACGACAGAAGATCGAAGTGGAGAAATCGTTGAACGAAAAGAAGTAGAGTCTTCTTGGACAACAGAGGAAATTGATGGTGTGTTGACCTCATTCTTAGGTGAAATTGAACAAATTCCCCCTATGTATTCGGCAGTGAGAGTGAATGGGAAAAGGCTTTACGAATACGCACGTGCCAATCAAGAAGTTGAAAGACCCATGCGTAATGTGATTATTCATCAGTTAGAACGAGTAAGTGCGCTAGAATTTAACGAGAGTGAGAAAACCTGCTCTTTTTCATTTCGAGTGGTATGTTCAAAAGGAACTTATGTAAGGACGCTTGCCGTTGATTTAGGTAAAACGCTTGGCTTTCCCGCTCATATGTCTCATCTTATCCGTACGGCTTCAGGTCCGTTTACACAAGATGTTTGTATCACACTTGATGCATTAGAAGCCATGGAAACTGTTGAAGAGCGTATGGATGTACTACGCCCTTTAGATGAGGCGATTTTTCATTTACCTAAGTTAATCGTAAATGACGAGACAGAGCAATTGATTAAGTACGGATCGGTGTTGCCAGAAGAAAAAGGATTAGATCAATCTCGCTTTACCGTTTATAATGAACTAGGAGAATGCTTGGCAATTTATCAAAAGCATCCAACAAAAACAGGGCTAATTAAACCAGAAAAAATGCTCTGGACTGATAATTAA
- the rbfA gene encoding 30S ribosome-binding factor RbfA produces the protein MSNVRAHRVGEQMKKELSDIIMRDLKDPRISFVTITGVDVTGDLQQAKVFITVLGSEEQKESTIKGLSKAKGFMRSEIGKRIRLRKTPEITFEFDESIEYGNRIQTLLNELNK, from the coding sequence ATGAGTAACGTTCGAGCACACCGTGTTGGAGAACAAATGAAGAAAGAATTAAGTGACATTATTATGCGAGACTTAAAAGATCCACGCATTAGTTTTGTTACAATTACAGGCGTGGATGTCACTGGTGATTTGCAACAAGCAAAAGTATTCATTACGGTGCTTGGTAGCGAAGAACAGAAAGAGTCTACAATTAAAGGACTTTCTAAGGCAAAGGGGTTCATGCGTTCTGAAATTGGGAAACGAATTCGCCTACGTAAGACACCAGAAATTACGTTTGAATTTGATGAGTCTATTGAATACGGTAATCGCATCCAAACGTTATTGAACGAATTAAATAAGTAA
- a CDS encoding DUF503 domain-containing protein translates to MIIGSVRCELMIYDVHSLKEKRSVLKSIVTRLKQRFNVAVAESDFQNLWQRAELTIVTVSNEKVICERELERALALIDAETAAERTITSYEWL, encoded by the coding sequence ATGATCATTGGATCAGTCCGTTGTGAACTTATGATCTATGATGTGCATTCACTTAAAGAAAAGCGTTCTGTCTTAAAGAGTATAGTGACAAGACTTAAGCAGCGTTTTAATGTAGCTGTCGCTGAAAGTGATTTTCAAAATCTTTGGCAACGTGCTGAGCTGACCATTGTCACGGTTTCTAATGAAAAAGTAATCTGCGAGCGAGAACTCGAGAGAGCTTTAGCTTTAATCGATGCCGAAACAGCTGCAGAACGAACAATCACATCTTATGAGTGGTTATAA